A single region of the Mercenaria mercenaria strain notata chromosome 6, MADL_Memer_1, whole genome shotgun sequence genome encodes:
- the LOC123550190 gene encoding somatostatin receptor type 1-like — translation MNNITDLYLESDVPDRKNKFKITLFVVLAIVALATYFGNILILVSLRKFTKYLKGTPYILLGNLAVADLLLAFALTLELIGSVLTSLQMNRYYCVVKIMITAVSLATSGKLLLFISVDRFCAIMFPMKHLARSRKTKTRRVKLALTWSISVLVGVIPIAVNASSSKVINCYKVGELIPEVLSLLASTIILLQFVINVVLCLIVMWRLRTNTMSRQKYKSSMIKCGFLIKVYVVFVICWFPFVLNTFLVTMSDEKQRYMSFRKYTIIPGIMNSAMNWIIYSLANKKMRNAFKHVLLCRNERELRATSYIQAMYSETMTSRTDRERQLVQSSDACETVT, via the coding sequence ATGAATAACATTACGGATTTATACCTGGAATCGGACGTTCCTGACAGaaagaacaaatttaaaataacGCTTTTTGTTGTTCTTGCAATTGTTGCTTTGGCAACATATTTTGGGAATATCTTGATTCTTGTGAGCCTTAGGAAATTTACCAAGTACTTGAAAGGAACTCCTTATATATTGCTAGGAAACTTGGCTGTAGCGGATCTATTGTTAGCATTTGCACTAACTCTCGAACTCATTGGGTCGGTGTTAACATCTCTACAAATGAACAGATATTACTGTGTGGTGAAAATAATGATTACAGCAGTATCATTGGCTACATCCGGAAAGTTGCTCCTTTTTATATCTGTAGACAGATTTTGTGCGATTATGTTCCCGATGAAACATTTAGCGCGTTCaaggaaaacaaaaacaagaagggTTAAACTTGCGCTTACTTGGTCCATTTCAGTCTTAGTGGGTGTTATCCCTATTGCAGTTAATGCAAGTTCATCAAAAGTTATTAACTGCTACAAAGTGGGAGAACTGATACCGGAGGTATTATCATTGTTAGCATCTACCATTATCCTGTTACAGTTTGTTATCAATGTCGTTTTATGTTTAATAGTTATGTGGAGACTTAGAACTAATACAATGTCAAGACAAAAGTATAAAAGCAGCATGATAAAATGTGGATTTTTGATTAAGGTGTATGTCGTTTTTGTAATTTGTTGGTTTCCTTTCGTTTTGAATACCTTTTTAGTTACTATGTCTGATGAAAAGCAACGGTATATGTCTTTCCGTAAATATACCATCATTCCAGGAATAATGAATTCTGCAATGAACTGGATTATTTATAGTCTGGCGAATAAAAAAATGAGAAATGCATTCAAACATGTCTTACTTTGTCGAAACGAGAGAGAACTTCGTGCAACAAGCTACATTCAAGCGATGTATTCGGAAACAATGACAAGCAGAACTGATCGCGAAAGGCAACTGGTTCAGTCTAGTGATGCATGTGAGACAGTTACGTAA